Proteins from a genomic interval of Diospyros lotus cultivar Yz01 chromosome 6, ASM1463336v1, whole genome shotgun sequence:
- the LOC127803668 gene encoding zeaxanthin epoxidase, chloroplastic isoform X1, translating to MASAVLYSSINASPTLFSRTQFPIPVSKAFSLEFLHTLNCNYGFRSKETGQAKRMVRAKVATEAPAIDGNLLPLGKKLRILVAGGGIGGLVFALAAKRKGFEVVVFEKDLSAIRGEGQYRGPIQIQSNALAALEAIDLEVADQVMQAGCITGDRINGLVDGVSGNWYIKFDTFTPAAERGLPVTRVISRMTLQQILAHAVGEDVIMNGSNVVNFEDNGDKVTVFLENGQRYEGDLLVGADGIWSKVRRNLFGPKEAAYSGYTCYTGIADFVPADIESVGYRVFLGHKQYFVSSDVGAGKMQWYAFHKEPPGGVDGSTGKRQRLLKIFEGWCDNVIDLLLATDEDAILRRDIYDRAPTFTWGKGRVTLLGDSVHAMQPNLGQGGCMAIEDSHQLALELDKAWEQSIESGSPVDIVSSLRSYEKARILRVAVIHGLARMAAIMATTYKAYLGVGLGPLSQFLTKFRIPHPGRVGGRVFIDIAMPLMLSWVLGGNGTKLEGRSLCCRLSDKANDQLRKWFEDDDALERAASGEWCLLPCANANGVLKPIFLSRDEKQPCIIGSVSHTDFPGISIALPSPQVSKAHARISCKDGAFFLTDLRSEQGTWITDNEGRRYRVPPNFPARLRPSDIVEFGSDRKVAFRVKLIKDPQQIAEKKGTSEMLLVVS from the exons ATGGCTTCGGCCGTGCTTTACAGCTCAATAAACGCATCCCCAACGCTTTTCTCCAGAACCCAGTTCCCAATTCCCGTCTCCAAAGCCTTCTCACTGGAATTCTTACACACTCTGAACTGTAACTACGGTTTCAGAAGCAAAGAAACTGGGCAAGCAAAGAGGATGGTGAGGGCAAAAGTGGCGACTGAAGCGCCGGCAATTGACGGGAATCTGCTGCCGTTGGGGAAAAAGTTGAGGATTCTGGTCGCCGGAGGAGGCATCGGCGGGTTGGTTTTCGCCTTGGCGGCCAAGAGGAAGGGGTTTGAGGTGGTGGTGTTCGAGAAGGACTTGAGTGCCATAAGAGGAGAGGGACAGTACAGGGGTCCAATTCAGATACAAAGTAATGCCTTGGCTGCTTTGGAAGCTATTGATTTGGAGGTTGCCGACCAAGTTATGCAGGCTGGCTGCATCACCGGTGATCGGATTAATGGATTGGTGGACGGTGTTTCTGGTAATTG GTACATCAAGTTTGACACATTCACGCCTGCAGCGGAACGGGGGTTACCTGTCACGAGAGTTATTAGTCGCATGACCTTGCAACAAATCCTAGCTCATGCTGTGGGGGAAGATGTGATTATGAATGGGAGtaatgttgttaattttgaggataatGGTGATAAG GTCACTGTTTTTCTTGAGAATGGACAGCGGTATGAAGGTGATCTTTTAGTTGGTGCAGATGGAATATGGTCAAAG GTGAGAAGAAATTTGTTTGGACCCAAGGAAGCTGCATATTCAGGCTACACTTGTTACACTGGTATTGCAGATTTTGTACCTGCTGATATTGAGTCTGTTGG GTACCGTGTATTTTTAGGACACAAACAATACTTTGTTTCTTCAGATGTTGGTGCTGGAAAGATGCAGTGGTATGCATTTCACAAGGAACCACCTGGTGGTGTAGATGGTTCCACTG GAAAAAGGCAAAGATTGCTGAAGATATTTGAGGGTTGGTGTGACAATGTGATAGATTTGTTGCTTGCCACGGATGAAGATGCAATTCTTCGACGGGACATCTACGATCGTGCACCGACTTTTACTTGGGGAAAGGGTCGTGTAACATTACTTGGGGACTCTGTCCATGCGATGCAGCCCAATTTGGGCCAAGGTGGATGCATGGCCATTGAG GATAGTCATCAGCTAGCTCTGGAACTTGATAAAGCTTGGGAACAGAGCATTGAATCAGGAAGTCCCGTTGATATTGTTTCTTCTTTGAGGAG CTATGAGAAAGCTAGAATACTGCGAGTAGCTGTTATCCATGGACTGGCTCGAATGGCCGCAATCATGGCTACAACTTATAAGGCATACTTGGGTGTAGGGCTTGGTCCATTATCG CAGTTTTTGACCAAGTTCAGGATTCCACATCCAGGAAGAGTTGGAGGCAGAGTTTTTATTGACATTGCAATGCCTTTGATGTTGAGTTGGGTCCTCGGCGGTAATGG CACAAAGCTTGAAGGCAGATCATTATGTTGCAGACTATCTGACAAA GCTAATGATCAATTGAGGAAATGGTTTGAAGATGATGACGCTCTTGAACGTGCTGCCAGTGGAGA GTGGTGTCTACTTCCATGTGCGAATGCAAATGGTGTTTTGAAGCCTATTTTCTTAAGTAGGGATGAGAAACAACCTTGCATAATTGG GAGTGTGTCGCATACAGATTTTCCTGGAATATCAATAGCCCTACCCTCACCTCAG GTCTCCAAAGCCCATGCTCGGATAAGCTGCAAGGATGGTGCCTTTTTCCTGACAGATTTGCGGAGTGAACAAGGCACCTGGATCACGGA CAATGAAGGAAGGCGTTACCGGGTGCCTCCCAACTTCCCTGCTCGTCTCCGTCCATCAGACATTGTTGAGTTTGGTTCTGATAGAAAG GTAGCGTTTCGGGTAAAGCTAATAAAGGATCCACAACAGATTGCGGAGAAGAAGGGAACCAGTGAAATGTTGCTGGTTGTGTCATAA
- the LOC127803668 gene encoding zeaxanthin epoxidase, chloroplastic isoform X2 → MASAVLYSSINASPTLFSRTQFPIPVSKAFSLEFLHTLNCNYGFRSKETGQAKRMVRAKVATEAPAIDGNLLPLGKKLRILVAGGGIGGLVFALAAKRKGFEVVVFEKDLSAIRGEGQYRGPIQIQSNALAALEAIDLEVADQVMQAGCITGDRINGLVDGVSGNWYIKFDTFTPAAERGLPVTRVISRMTLQQILAHAVGEDVIMNGSNVVNFEDNGDKVTVFLENGQRYEGDLLVGADGIWSKVRRNLFGPKEAAYSGYTCYTGIADFVPADIESVGYRVFLGHKQYFVSSDVGAGKMQWYAFHKEPPGGVDGSTGKRQRLLKIFEGWCDNVIDLLLATDEDAILRRDIYDRAPTFTWGKGRVTLLGDSVHAMQPNLGQGGCMAIEDSHQLALELDKAWEQSIESGSPVDIVSSLRSYEKARILRVAVIHGLARMAAIMATTYKAYLGVGLGPLSFLTKFRIPHPGRVGGRVFIDIAMPLMLSWVLGGNGTKLEGRSLCCRLSDKANDQLRKWFEDDDALERAASGEWCLLPCANANGVLKPIFLSRDEKQPCIIGSVSHTDFPGISIALPSPQVSKAHARISCKDGAFFLTDLRSEQGTWITDNEGRRYRVPPNFPARLRPSDIVEFGSDRKVAFRVKLIKDPQQIAEKKGTSEMLLVVS, encoded by the exons ATGGCTTCGGCCGTGCTTTACAGCTCAATAAACGCATCCCCAACGCTTTTCTCCAGAACCCAGTTCCCAATTCCCGTCTCCAAAGCCTTCTCACTGGAATTCTTACACACTCTGAACTGTAACTACGGTTTCAGAAGCAAAGAAACTGGGCAAGCAAAGAGGATGGTGAGGGCAAAAGTGGCGACTGAAGCGCCGGCAATTGACGGGAATCTGCTGCCGTTGGGGAAAAAGTTGAGGATTCTGGTCGCCGGAGGAGGCATCGGCGGGTTGGTTTTCGCCTTGGCGGCCAAGAGGAAGGGGTTTGAGGTGGTGGTGTTCGAGAAGGACTTGAGTGCCATAAGAGGAGAGGGACAGTACAGGGGTCCAATTCAGATACAAAGTAATGCCTTGGCTGCTTTGGAAGCTATTGATTTGGAGGTTGCCGACCAAGTTATGCAGGCTGGCTGCATCACCGGTGATCGGATTAATGGATTGGTGGACGGTGTTTCTGGTAATTG GTACATCAAGTTTGACACATTCACGCCTGCAGCGGAACGGGGGTTACCTGTCACGAGAGTTATTAGTCGCATGACCTTGCAACAAATCCTAGCTCATGCTGTGGGGGAAGATGTGATTATGAATGGGAGtaatgttgttaattttgaggataatGGTGATAAG GTCACTGTTTTTCTTGAGAATGGACAGCGGTATGAAGGTGATCTTTTAGTTGGTGCAGATGGAATATGGTCAAAG GTGAGAAGAAATTTGTTTGGACCCAAGGAAGCTGCATATTCAGGCTACACTTGTTACACTGGTATTGCAGATTTTGTACCTGCTGATATTGAGTCTGTTGG GTACCGTGTATTTTTAGGACACAAACAATACTTTGTTTCTTCAGATGTTGGTGCTGGAAAGATGCAGTGGTATGCATTTCACAAGGAACCACCTGGTGGTGTAGATGGTTCCACTG GAAAAAGGCAAAGATTGCTGAAGATATTTGAGGGTTGGTGTGACAATGTGATAGATTTGTTGCTTGCCACGGATGAAGATGCAATTCTTCGACGGGACATCTACGATCGTGCACCGACTTTTACTTGGGGAAAGGGTCGTGTAACATTACTTGGGGACTCTGTCCATGCGATGCAGCCCAATTTGGGCCAAGGTGGATGCATGGCCATTGAG GATAGTCATCAGCTAGCTCTGGAACTTGATAAAGCTTGGGAACAGAGCATTGAATCAGGAAGTCCCGTTGATATTGTTTCTTCTTTGAGGAG CTATGAGAAAGCTAGAATACTGCGAGTAGCTGTTATCCATGGACTGGCTCGAATGGCCGCAATCATGGCTACAACTTATAAGGCATACTTGGGTGTAGGGCTTGGTCCATTATCG TTTTTGACCAAGTTCAGGATTCCACATCCAGGAAGAGTTGGAGGCAGAGTTTTTATTGACATTGCAATGCCTTTGATGTTGAGTTGGGTCCTCGGCGGTAATGG CACAAAGCTTGAAGGCAGATCATTATGTTGCAGACTATCTGACAAA GCTAATGATCAATTGAGGAAATGGTTTGAAGATGATGACGCTCTTGAACGTGCTGCCAGTGGAGA GTGGTGTCTACTTCCATGTGCGAATGCAAATGGTGTTTTGAAGCCTATTTTCTTAAGTAGGGATGAGAAACAACCTTGCATAATTGG GAGTGTGTCGCATACAGATTTTCCTGGAATATCAATAGCCCTACCCTCACCTCAG GTCTCCAAAGCCCATGCTCGGATAAGCTGCAAGGATGGTGCCTTTTTCCTGACAGATTTGCGGAGTGAACAAGGCACCTGGATCACGGA CAATGAAGGAAGGCGTTACCGGGTGCCTCCCAACTTCCCTGCTCGTCTCCGTCCATCAGACATTGTTGAGTTTGGTTCTGATAGAAAG GTAGCGTTTCGGGTAAAGCTAATAAAGGATCCACAACAGATTGCGGAGAAGAAGGGAACCAGTGAAATGTTGCTGGTTGTGTCATAA
- the LOC127803669 gene encoding uncharacterized protein LOC127803669: protein MVDVDRRMTGLNPAHVAGLRRLSARAAAVQPPSTPLPVRNGLLSFATLAGKVITHLKSSGIQVQSGLSDAEFALAEAEFGFAFPPDLRAVLSAGLPVGPGFPDWRSSGSARLHLRASIELPIAAISFHIARNALWSRAWGPRPSDPEKALKIARNAIKRAPLLIPIFNHCYIPCNPSLAGNPIFFVDENRIFCCGFDLSDFFDRESSLFQSSDPQVLSKQRSVSEKSAGSSSNFSRRSLDASAGGRTPRWVEFWSDAAVDRRRRNSNSSSSSSSSPERYFEMPRSEMPKWVEEYIEQIGSVLREGGWDESDVTEIVHVSASGFFEGEMVLLDNQAVLDALLLKADRFSDSLRKAGWSSEEVSEALGFDFRREKERKPAKKLSPELVQRIGKLAESVSRSS, encoded by the coding sequence ATGGTCGACGTCGACCGGAGAATGACCGGTCTGAACCCGGCCCACGTAGCCGGCCTCCGCCGTCTGTCGGCCCGAGCCGCCGCCGTTCAGCCACCGTCGACGCCGCTCCCTGTCCGGAACGGGCTGCTTTCATTCGCTACTCTCGCAGGCAAAGTTATCACCCACCTGAAAAGCTCCGGAATCCAGGTCCAGTCCGGCTTGTCTGACGCTGAGTTCGCGCTAGCCGAAGCAGAGTTCGGATTCGCATTCCCTCCCGATCTCAGGGCCGTACTCTCCGCCGGCTTGCCTGTCGGCCCAGGGTTCCCCGACTGGCGGTCTTCCGGCTCCGCTCGGCTCCACCTCCGCGCTTCCATCGAGCTGCCAATCGCTGCCATCTCGTTCCACATCGCGCGCAACGCTCTCTGGTCCAGGGCTTGGGGCCCGAGACCATCCGACCCGGAAAAGGCGCTCAAAATCGCTAGAAACGCCATCAAGCGAGCCCCCCTTTTGATTCCCATCTTCAACCATTGCTACATTCCTTGCAATCCTTCCTTGGCCGGAAACCCTATATTCTTCGTGGACGAGAACAGAATTTTCTGCTGTGGTTTCGATCTGTCCGATTTCTTCGACAGGGAGTCGTCTTTGTTCCAGAGCTCGGACCCCCAGGTTCTCTCGAAGCAGCGTTCGGTTAGCGAGAAATCTGCCGGGTCCTCGTCCAATTTTTCTCGGAGAAGCCTCGACGCCTCTGCCGGGGGTAGAACCCCTAGATGGGTGGAGTTTTGGAGCGACGCCGCGGTGGATCGGCGTCGGAGGAACTCTAACTCATCCTCGTCTTCATCCTCGTCGCCGGAGAGGTACTTCGAGATGCCCAGGTCTGAAATGCCGAAATGGGTCGAGGAGTACATAGAGCAGATCGGGTCAGTGTTGAGAGAAGGCGGGTGGGACGAATCGGACGTCACGGAGATCGTACACGTGTCGGCTTCGGGGTTCTTCGAAGGTGAGATGGTTCTGTTGGACAATCAAGCGGTCCTGGACGCTCTGCTCCTGAAAGCGGATCGGTTCTCGGATTCTCTCCGGAAGGCCGGGTGGAGCTCCGAAGAGGTCTCGGAGGCCTTGGGGTTTGATTTCCGAagggagaaggagaggaagCCGGCCAAGAAGCTCTCGCCAGAGCTGGTTCAGCGCATCGGAAAACTGGCTGAGTCGGTTTCCCGGTCATCATGA